A single window of Marinobacter sp. LA51 DNA harbors:
- a CDS encoding GNAT family N-acetyltransferase, with the protein MNIAIQHANREHLKGIHELVLDWGYSANESHTQEWLEAQLNSPNHRIVVAIADGSVAGWAVAEKRITLGYGWVSEITALVVGSTYRRLGIGKLLVNAVEAWSKTLGLSRLVVRSNVTRLESHEFYPAIGFELTKTTHVYAKALKPSGK; encoded by the coding sequence ATGAACATTGCGATCCAACATGCCAACAGAGAACACCTGAAGGGAATCCACGAACTGGTTCTCGACTGGGGCTATTCCGCTAACGAATCACACACCCAGGAATGGCTTGAGGCGCAGTTGAACTCCCCGAATCATCGAATTGTTGTAGCCATTGCCGACGGTTCTGTTGCTGGTTGGGCTGTCGCCGAGAAGCGCATCACGCTGGGCTATGGTTGGGTTTCCGAGATTACTGCGCTGGTCGTGGGATCAACCTACCGGCGCTTGGGCATAGGCAAGCTGCTGGTGAATGCTGTCGAAGCGTGGTCCAAGACCTTAGGTCTGTCGCGGCTTGTTGTTCGCTCAAATGTGACTCGCCTGGAGTCCCATGAGTTTTACCCTGCCATCGGTTTTGAGCTCACAAAAACGACGCATGTTTATGCGAAAGCACTCAAACCTTCGGGCAAATGA
- a CDS encoding VOC family protein: MSVQLNHTIVWCRDKQKSATFLTEVLGLPAPTRYGPFLVVELSNGVSLDFYETNGEISPQHYAFLIGEEDFDESFDRICSRGIPYWADPSKKSPGEINRHDGGRGVYFDDPDGHFMEMITRPYGSGG, encoded by the coding sequence ATGAGCGTGCAACTGAACCACACCATCGTCTGGTGCCGCGACAAGCAAAAGTCGGCAACCTTCCTCACTGAGGTCCTGGGTCTTCCCGCCCCGACCCGTTACGGGCCGTTCCTTGTGGTAGAGCTTAGCAATGGCGTGTCCCTGGATTTCTACGAAACCAATGGCGAGATTTCTCCGCAGCACTACGCCTTTCTGATTGGTGAAGAAGACTTTGACGAGAGCTTCGACAGAATCTGTAGCCGCGGCATTCCCTATTGGGCAGATCCCAGCAAGAAGTCCCCAGGCGAGATAAACCGGCACGATGGCGGGCGCGGTGTGTATTTCGATGACCCTGATGGGCATTTTATGGAAATGATCACCCGGCCGTACGGGAGTGGTGGCTGA